In one window of Nocardioides panacisoli DNA:
- a CDS encoding MaoC/PaaZ C-terminal domain-containing protein, producing the protein MPIDPAVAIGADLGTTTFRWDASDVLLYHLAIGAGSRDGDHLDPGALRYTLDDEALQVLPSFGVVAPSFHETDPPPLDLPGCDIDLAQVVHGSQTIEVTGPLPTEGAATLHTSITDVWDKGKAAVIWQEGVARADGGEELWRVRSSIFVRGEGGFGGDRGTSEPTEVPDRGPDLRTSYRVAPQQALLYRLCGDRNPLHASPAFAEAAGFPEPILHGLCSWGIVLRELTDGLLDGDAGRVAGFTARFAGVVLLGDTIEVCGWHEDDRIVATAVVRGGERDGSPVLADCVLTTA; encoded by the coding sequence ATGCCCATCGACCCCGCCGTCGCGATCGGCGCCGACCTCGGCACGACGACCTTCCGCTGGGACGCCAGCGACGTGCTGCTCTACCACCTGGCGATCGGGGCGGGATCTCGCGACGGCGACCATCTCGACCCCGGTGCACTGCGCTACACGCTCGACGACGAGGCCCTCCAGGTCCTCCCCTCCTTCGGGGTGGTCGCGCCCTCCTTCCACGAGACCGACCCGCCGCCACTGGACCTGCCGGGGTGCGACATCGACCTCGCGCAGGTGGTCCACGGCTCCCAGACCATCGAGGTGACCGGCCCGCTCCCGACCGAGGGCGCCGCCACCCTGCACACCTCGATCACCGACGTGTGGGACAAGGGCAAGGCGGCCGTGATCTGGCAGGAAGGCGTCGCCCGCGCCGACGGCGGCGAGGAGCTCTGGCGGGTCCGCTCGTCCATCTTCGTCCGCGGCGAGGGCGGTTTCGGCGGCGATCGCGGCACCTCGGAGCCGACCGAGGTGCCCGACCGGGGACCGGACCTGCGCACGTCGTACCGCGTCGCGCCGCAGCAGGCGCTGCTCTACCGGCTGTGCGGCGACCGGAACCCGCTGCACGCCAGTCCGGCCTTCGCCGAGGCGGCCGGCTTCCCCGAACCCATCCTGCACGGCCTGTGCTCCTGGGGCATCGTGCTGCGCGAGCTCACCGACGGCCTCCTCGACGGCGACGCCGGGCGGGTCGCGGGATTCACCGCACGGTTCGCGGGCGTGGTCCTCCTGGGCGACACCATCGAGGTCTGCGGCTGGCACGAGGACGACCGCATCGTGGCAACCGCCGTGGTCCGTGGGGGTGAGCGCGACGGCTCC